The following proteins come from a genomic window of Populus nigra chromosome 6, ddPopNigr1.1, whole genome shotgun sequence:
- the LOC133695741 gene encoding uncharacterized protein LOC133695741 isoform X2 — protein MSSTFSPSRNSPGSSRLQLQLGVVSRLRSSSLKKPPEPLRRAVADCLSSSSVASTSQHGISSVTLTDAPRTLRDYLAAPTTTDLAYGVILEHTIAERERSPAVVGRCVALLKRHLLRYKPSEETLFQIDRFCVSLIAECDISLKRRSLTWSGSPNQQSVSSTSTIYSPSPPVCIFASGALVKSLNYVRSLVGQHIPKRSFQPAAFAGAPSVSRQSLPTLSSLLSRSFNSQLSPANGVESSEKKDTTTLPVSNLSNVENVEMAEDLDYIAVDVLQWRWVGGPFLSTESDRPVDLHDVSICKFLELGAAALLVGDMEAKMQGQPWKYFGTSDMPYLDQLLQPSSATTITNSTSARPHLRAITASKRSKAGPRQIWEDSPVSTFRPRARPLFQYRHYSEQQPLRLNPAEVCEVIAAVSSETYSSSANHLTISSRLSNNSGKPSMDVAVSVLIKLVIDMYVLDSGTAAPLTLSMLEEMLNSSKAACRVRAFDLILNLGVHAHLLEPMLINDTSTTIEEEYSQESFYDCEEQLPTQGNQKADSVDKLGSSSAIDNFESWILNILYEILLLLVQTEEKEQSVWASALSCLLYFVCDRGKILRNRLEGLDIRVIKALIETSRKNSWAELVHSKLICMLTNMFYQVSDGSMMFVSTNPVFLIDQLDLIGGIEFIFYEYSLANLREERRNLYLILFEYVLHQINEACIAAGLSEYGDNEIQPIASLLTLANAPEALYMSVKLGVEGIGELLRRSISSALSRYPNNERLNLLLENIAEKFNAIISSFTHLDKEFSHLIEITQSYKFLESLESAILTNGVGMKSKLSWATLHSLLHSERIAYRRNGYTWLGDLLIAEITEGSNVNVWLNVKELQGKIAYAGVHDSSVSSDVPVSIWLMCGLLKSKHNIIRWGFLFVLERLLMRCKFLLDENGMQSSRSNDASHEHADSRLDKANAVIDIMSSALSLVAQINETDRINILKMCDILFSQLCLKVLPATAIPNGEGMQKSKVNGGADENKKIDTALLLQGQAIVPMQLVARVPAALFYWPLIQLAGAATDNIALGVAVGSKGRGNLPGAASDIRATLLLLLIGKCTADPSAFQEVGGEEFFRELLDDTDSRVAYYSSAFLLKRMMTEKPDEYKHMLQNLIFKAQQSNNEKLLENPYLQMRGLLQLSNDGL, from the exons ATGTCGTCTACCTTCAGTCCGTCACGAAATAGTCCTGGCAGCTCCAGGCTACAGCTCCAGCTTGGTGTTGTTTCTAGGTTGAGATCTTCGTCTTTAAAGAAGCCGCCTGAGCCGCTCCGCCGTGCCGTTGCTGATTGTTTGTCCTCCTCCTCTGTTGCCTCCACTTCTCAACATGGAATTTCCTCCGTTACTCTGACTGATGCCCCTAGAACGCTTCGT GATTATCTGGCAGCCCCTACAACTACCGACCTGGCTTATGGTGTAATTCTAGAACATACAATTGCAGAGAGGGAACGCAG TCCAGCAGTAGTTGGAAGATGCGTGGCACTTTTGAAGCGACACCTTCTACG ATATAAACCAAGTGAGGAGACATTATTTCAGATTGATCGGTTTTGTGTGAGCTTAATTGCCGAGTGTGATATTAGCCTAAAACGAAGATCGTTAACATGGTCTGGATCTCCAAATCAACAATCTGTTTCATCAACATCTACAATTTATTCACCTTCTCCTCCTGTGTGCATTTTTGCTTCTGGAGCTCTTGTAAAGTCATTAAATTATGTGCGTTCCCTTGTGGGCCAACATATTCCAAAGCGATCTTTCCAGCCAGCAGCTTTTGCTGGAGCTCCCTCTGTGTCAAGGCAGTCACTTCCAACTCTATCATCTTTGTTGAGTAGATCTTTTAATTCCCAATTAAGCCCTGCAAATGGGGTGGAATCCTCGGAGAAGAAAGACACTACTACTTTACCTGTTTCAAACTtatcaaatgttgaaaatgttgAGATGGCAGAGGATCTTGATTACATTGCGGTTGATGTTTTGCAGTGGCGTTGGGTTGGGGGACCATTTCTATCAACTGAGAG TGATCGTCCTGTGGATCTCCATGATGTGAGCATATGCAAATTCCTAGAATTAGGTGCTGCAGCTCTGCTTGTAGGAGACATGGAAGCTAAAATGCAGGGTCAGCCTTGGAAATATTTTGGAACATCTGATATGCCTTATCTTGATCAATTATTGCAGCCTTCATCAGCCACAACAATTACCAATTCAACCTCAGCTCGTCCCCACCTGAGAGCAATAACAGCATCTAAGCGCAGTAAAGCAGGACCTCGACAAATCTG GGAGGATTCTCCTGTGAGTACGTTTCGCCCACGTGCTCGACCGCTCTTCCAATATCGTCACTACAG TGAACAACAACCTTTACGATTAAACCCTGCTGAGGTATGTGAGGTCATTGCTGCAGTTAGCTCAGAGACATATTCTTCTAGTGCCAATCATTTGACTATATCATCTAGATTAAGTAATAACAGTGGAAAGCCGTCAATGGATGTGGCTGTGAGTGTTCTTATTAAACTTGTCATTGACAT gtaTGTTCTGGACTCTGGGACAGCTGCTCCTCTCACTCTGTCAATGCTTGAG GAAATGCTTAATTCTTCAAAAGCTGCTTGTAGGGTCCGTGCCTTTGATTTAATTCTGAACCTCGGGGTTCATGCTCATTTGTTGGAACCAATGTTGATCAATGATACTTCTACTACAATTGAAGAAGAGTATTCACAAGAATCATTTTATGATTGTGAAGAACAACTTCCGACACAGGGGAACCAGAAAGCCGATTCTGTTGACAAGCTGGGCAGTTCATCAGCAATtgataactttgagtcatggattttaaatattttatacgagatacttcttcttcttgtccAG ACAGAGGAGAAAGAACAATCTGTTTGGGCCTCTGCTTTAAGCTGTTTGCTTTATTTTGTATGTGATAGAGGCAAAATCTTAAGAAACCGATTAGAAGGCCTTGACATAAGG GTCATTAAAGCCTTAATAGAGACTAGCAGGAAGAATTCTTGGGCAGAATTGGTTCATAGCAAGCTCATTTGCATGTTAACAAATATGTTTTATCAAGTTTCTGATGGGTCTATGATGTTTGTCTCAACAAACCCGGTGTTTCTCATAGACCAGCTTGACCTGATTGGGGGAATTGAGTTCATTTTCTATGAG TATTCTCTGGCTAACttgagagaagagaggagaaatCTATACTTGATTCTTTTTGAATATGTGTTGCATCAAATAAATGAAGCTTGCATAGCTGCTGGGCTGTCTGAATATGGTGACAATGAGATTCAACCTATTGCATCTCTCCTCACTCTTGCTAATGCACCTGAAGCTCTTTACATGTCTGTTAAGTTGGGTGTTGAAGGCATTGGGGAGCTTCTGAGAAGATCAATTTCTTCTGCATTATCTAGATATCCCAACAATGAACGACTGAATTTG CTCTTGGAGAATATAGCAGAGAAATTTAATGCAATAATCAGTTCCTTTACTCATTTGGACAAAGAGTTCTCTCATCTAATTGAAATAACCCAATCTTACAAGTTTCTGGAAAGTTTGGAGAGTGCAATACTAACAAATGGTGTCGGCATGAAATCAAAACTATCTTGGGCCACTTTGCATTCTCTTCTTCACTCAGAAAGGATTGCCTACCGTCGGAATGGCTATACCTGGTTGGGTGATTTGCTTATTGCTGAAATTACCGAGGGAAGCAATGTGAATGTATGGTTAAATGTCAAAGAATTGCAGGGTAAAATTGCCTATGCTGGTGTACATGATTCTTCAGTTTCGTCAGATGTTCCTGTGTCAATTTGGCTTATGTGTGGTCTTTTGAAGTCCAAACATAATATCATCAGATGGGGCTTCCTGTTTGTTCTAGAGAGACTTCTCATGCGCTGCAAATTTTTGTTAGACGAGAATGGAATGCAATCCTCAAGGAGCAATGATGCCAGTCACGAGCATGCAGATAGCCGACTTGATAAAGCAAATGCTGTGATAGACATTATGAGCAGTGCTCTATCCTTGGTGGCTCAAATAAACGAAACAGATCGCATCAACATTTTGAAG ATGTGTGATATATTATTCTCTCAATTGTGCCTGAAAGTTCTCCCTGCAACTGCAATCCCAAATGGTGAAGGAATGCAAAAGAGTAAAGTTAATGGTGGAgcggatgaaaataaaaaaattgatactg CACTGCTTCTCCAAGGACAGGCTATTGTTCCTATGCAATTAGTTGCACGTGTTCCTGCTGCGTTGTTTTATTGGCCACTTATTCAGCTAGCTGGTGCAGCAACAGACAATATTGCTTTGGGTGTTGCTGTTGGAAGCAAAGGAAGAGGAAACCTTCCTGGTGCAGCGTCAGATATTAGGGCAACTCTTCTGTTGCTTCTAATCGGTAAATGCACGGCAGATCCTTCTGCTTTCCAAGAAGTCGGCGGAGAAGAATTTTTTAG GGAACTTTTAGATGATACAGATTCAAGGGTAGCGTATTACTCTTCAGCTTTTCTTTTAAAG AGAATGATGACAGAAAAACCTGATGAGTACAAGCACATGCTTCAGAATCTCATCTTTAAAGCACAGCAG AGCAACAATGAGAAGCTGTTGGAAAATCCGTACCTTCAGATGCGTGGCCTGCTTCAACTCTCAAATGATGGGCTGTAA
- the LOC133695741 gene encoding uncharacterized protein LOC133695741 isoform X4 has translation MVWISKSTICFINIYNLFTFSSCVHFCFWSSCKVIKLCAFPCGPTYSKAIFPASSFCWSSLCVKWRWVGGPFLSTESDRPVDLHDVSICKFLELGAAALLVGDMEAKMQGQPWKYFGTSDMPYLDQLLQPSSATTITNSTSARPHLRAITASKRSKAGPRQIWEDSPVSTFRPRARPLFQYRHYSEQQPLRLNPAEVCEVIAAVSSETYSSSANHLTISSRLSNNSGKPSMDVAVSVLIKLVIDMYVLDSGTAAPLTLSMLEEMLNSSKAACRVRAFDLILNLGVHAHLLEPMLINDTSTTIEEEYSQESFYDCEEQLPTQGNQKADSVDKLGSSSAIDNFESWILNILYEILLLLVQTEEKEQSVWASALSCLLYFVCDRGKILRNRLEGLDIRVIKALIETSRKNSWAELVHSKLICMLTNMFYQVSDGSMMFVSTNPVFLIDQLDLIGGIEFIFYEYSLANLREERRNLYLILFEYVLHQINEACIAAGLSEYGDNEIQPIASLLTLANAPEALYMSVKLGVEGIGELLRRSISSALSRYPNNERLNLLLENIAEKFNAIISSFTHLDKEFSHLIEITQSYKFLESLESAILTNGVGMKSKLSWATLHSLLHSERIAYRRNGYTWLGDLLIAEITEGSNVNVWLNVKELQGKIAYAGVHDSSVSSDVPVSIWLMCGLLKSKHNIIRWGFLFVLERLLMRCKFLLDENGMQSSRSNDASHEHADSRLDKANAVIDIMSSALSLVAQINETDRINILKMCDILFSQLCLKVLPATAIPNGEGMQKSKVNGGADENKKIDTGERISRLEKIDDFRWNEFMEKADSRSSYSINSSLTCNTTSMTALLLQGQAIVPMQLVARVPAALFYWPLIQLAGAATDNIALGVAVGSKGRGNLPGAASDIRATLLLLLIGKCTADPSAFQEVGGEEFFRELLDDTDSRVAYYSSAFLLKRMMTEKPDEYKHMLQNLIFKAQQSNNEKLLENPYLQMRGLLQLSNDGL, from the exons ATGGTCTGGATCTCCAAATCAACAATCTGTTTCATCAACATCTACAATTTATTCACCTTCTCCTCCTGTGTGCATTTTTGCTTCTGGAGCTCTTGTAAAGTCATTAAATTATGTGCGTTCCCTTGTGGGCCAACATATTCCAAAGCGATCTTTCCAGCCAGCAGCTTTTGCTGGAGCTCCCTCTGTGTCAAG TGGCGTTGGGTTGGGGGACCATTTCTATCAACTGAGAG TGATCGTCCTGTGGATCTCCATGATGTGAGCATATGCAAATTCCTAGAATTAGGTGCTGCAGCTCTGCTTGTAGGAGACATGGAAGCTAAAATGCAGGGTCAGCCTTGGAAATATTTTGGAACATCTGATATGCCTTATCTTGATCAATTATTGCAGCCTTCATCAGCCACAACAATTACCAATTCAACCTCAGCTCGTCCCCACCTGAGAGCAATAACAGCATCTAAGCGCAGTAAAGCAGGACCTCGACAAATCTG GGAGGATTCTCCTGTGAGTACGTTTCGCCCACGTGCTCGACCGCTCTTCCAATATCGTCACTACAG TGAACAACAACCTTTACGATTAAACCCTGCTGAGGTATGTGAGGTCATTGCTGCAGTTAGCTCAGAGACATATTCTTCTAGTGCCAATCATTTGACTATATCATCTAGATTAAGTAATAACAGTGGAAAGCCGTCAATGGATGTGGCTGTGAGTGTTCTTATTAAACTTGTCATTGACAT gtaTGTTCTGGACTCTGGGACAGCTGCTCCTCTCACTCTGTCAATGCTTGAG GAAATGCTTAATTCTTCAAAAGCTGCTTGTAGGGTCCGTGCCTTTGATTTAATTCTGAACCTCGGGGTTCATGCTCATTTGTTGGAACCAATGTTGATCAATGATACTTCTACTACAATTGAAGAAGAGTATTCACAAGAATCATTTTATGATTGTGAAGAACAACTTCCGACACAGGGGAACCAGAAAGCCGATTCTGTTGACAAGCTGGGCAGTTCATCAGCAATtgataactttgagtcatggattttaaatattttatacgagatacttcttcttcttgtccAG ACAGAGGAGAAAGAACAATCTGTTTGGGCCTCTGCTTTAAGCTGTTTGCTTTATTTTGTATGTGATAGAGGCAAAATCTTAAGAAACCGATTAGAAGGCCTTGACATAAGG GTCATTAAAGCCTTAATAGAGACTAGCAGGAAGAATTCTTGGGCAGAATTGGTTCATAGCAAGCTCATTTGCATGTTAACAAATATGTTTTATCAAGTTTCTGATGGGTCTATGATGTTTGTCTCAACAAACCCGGTGTTTCTCATAGACCAGCTTGACCTGATTGGGGGAATTGAGTTCATTTTCTATGAG TATTCTCTGGCTAACttgagagaagagaggagaaatCTATACTTGATTCTTTTTGAATATGTGTTGCATCAAATAAATGAAGCTTGCATAGCTGCTGGGCTGTCTGAATATGGTGACAATGAGATTCAACCTATTGCATCTCTCCTCACTCTTGCTAATGCACCTGAAGCTCTTTACATGTCTGTTAAGTTGGGTGTTGAAGGCATTGGGGAGCTTCTGAGAAGATCAATTTCTTCTGCATTATCTAGATATCCCAACAATGAACGACTGAATTTG CTCTTGGAGAATATAGCAGAGAAATTTAATGCAATAATCAGTTCCTTTACTCATTTGGACAAAGAGTTCTCTCATCTAATTGAAATAACCCAATCTTACAAGTTTCTGGAAAGTTTGGAGAGTGCAATACTAACAAATGGTGTCGGCATGAAATCAAAACTATCTTGGGCCACTTTGCATTCTCTTCTTCACTCAGAAAGGATTGCCTACCGTCGGAATGGCTATACCTGGTTGGGTGATTTGCTTATTGCTGAAATTACCGAGGGAAGCAATGTGAATGTATGGTTAAATGTCAAAGAATTGCAGGGTAAAATTGCCTATGCTGGTGTACATGATTCTTCAGTTTCGTCAGATGTTCCTGTGTCAATTTGGCTTATGTGTGGTCTTTTGAAGTCCAAACATAATATCATCAGATGGGGCTTCCTGTTTGTTCTAGAGAGACTTCTCATGCGCTGCAAATTTTTGTTAGACGAGAATGGAATGCAATCCTCAAGGAGCAATGATGCCAGTCACGAGCATGCAGATAGCCGACTTGATAAAGCAAATGCTGTGATAGACATTATGAGCAGTGCTCTATCCTTGGTGGCTCAAATAAACGAAACAGATCGCATCAACATTTTGAAG ATGTGTGATATATTATTCTCTCAATTGTGCCTGAAAGTTCTCCCTGCAACTGCAATCCCAAATGGTGAAGGAATGCAAAAGAGTAAAGTTAATGGTGGAgcggatgaaaataaaaaaattgatactgGTGAGCGCATATCTCGATTAGAAAAAATTGATGACTTTCGCTGGAATGAATTCATGGAAAAAGCTGATAGCAGATCCAGCTACAGCATTAATAGTTCTCTCACGTGCAATACAACATCAATGACAGCACTGCTTCTCCAAGGACAGGCTATTGTTCCTATGCAATTAGTTGCACGTGTTCCTGCTGCGTTGTTTTATTGGCCACTTATTCAGCTAGCTGGTGCAGCAACAGACAATATTGCTTTGGGTGTTGCTGTTGGAAGCAAAGGAAGAGGAAACCTTCCTGGTGCAGCGTCAGATATTAGGGCAACTCTTCTGTTGCTTCTAATCGGTAAATGCACGGCAGATCCTTCTGCTTTCCAAGAAGTCGGCGGAGAAGAATTTTTTAG GGAACTTTTAGATGATACAGATTCAAGGGTAGCGTATTACTCTTCAGCTTTTCTTTTAAAG AGAATGATGACAGAAAAACCTGATGAGTACAAGCACATGCTTCAGAATCTCATCTTTAAAGCACAGCAG AGCAACAATGAGAAGCTGTTGGAAAATCCGTACCTTCAGATGCGTGGCCTGCTTCAACTCTCAAATGATGGGCTGTAA
- the LOC133695741 gene encoding uncharacterized protein LOC133695741 isoform X1 translates to MSSTFSPSRNSPGSSRLQLQLGVVSRLRSSSLKKPPEPLRRAVADCLSSSSVASTSQHGISSVTLTDAPRTLRDYLAAPTTTDLAYGVILEHTIAERERSPAVVGRCVALLKRHLLRYKPSEETLFQIDRFCVSLIAECDISLKRRSLTWSGSPNQQSVSSTSTIYSPSPPVCIFASGALVKSLNYVRSLVGQHIPKRSFQPAAFAGAPSVSRQSLPTLSSLLSRSFNSQLSPANGVESSEKKDTTTLPVSNLSNVENVEMAEDLDYIAVDVLQWRWVGGPFLSTESDRPVDLHDVSICKFLELGAAALLVGDMEAKMQGQPWKYFGTSDMPYLDQLLQPSSATTITNSTSARPHLRAITASKRSKAGPRQIWEDSPVSTFRPRARPLFQYRHYSEQQPLRLNPAEVCEVIAAVSSETYSSSANHLTISSRLSNNSGKPSMDVAVSVLIKLVIDMYVLDSGTAAPLTLSMLEEMLNSSKAACRVRAFDLILNLGVHAHLLEPMLINDTSTTIEEEYSQESFYDCEEQLPTQGNQKADSVDKLGSSSAIDNFESWILNILYEILLLLVQTEEKEQSVWASALSCLLYFVCDRGKILRNRLEGLDIRVIKALIETSRKNSWAELVHSKLICMLTNMFYQVSDGSMMFVSTNPVFLIDQLDLIGGIEFIFYEYSLANLREERRNLYLILFEYVLHQINEACIAAGLSEYGDNEIQPIASLLTLANAPEALYMSVKLGVEGIGELLRRSISSALSRYPNNERLNLLLENIAEKFNAIISSFTHLDKEFSHLIEITQSYKFLESLESAILTNGVGMKSKLSWATLHSLLHSERIAYRRNGYTWLGDLLIAEITEGSNVNVWLNVKELQGKIAYAGVHDSSVSSDVPVSIWLMCGLLKSKHNIIRWGFLFVLERLLMRCKFLLDENGMQSSRSNDASHEHADSRLDKANAVIDIMSSALSLVAQINETDRINILKMCDILFSQLCLKVLPATAIPNGEGMQKSKVNGGADENKKIDTGERISRLEKIDDFRWNEFMEKADSRSSYSINSSLTCNTTSMTALLLQGQAIVPMQLVARVPAALFYWPLIQLAGAATDNIALGVAVGSKGRGNLPGAASDIRATLLLLLIGKCTADPSAFQEVGGEEFFRELLDDTDSRVAYYSSAFLLKRMMTEKPDEYKHMLQNLIFKAQQSNNEKLLENPYLQMRGLLQLSNDGL, encoded by the exons ATGTCGTCTACCTTCAGTCCGTCACGAAATAGTCCTGGCAGCTCCAGGCTACAGCTCCAGCTTGGTGTTGTTTCTAGGTTGAGATCTTCGTCTTTAAAGAAGCCGCCTGAGCCGCTCCGCCGTGCCGTTGCTGATTGTTTGTCCTCCTCCTCTGTTGCCTCCACTTCTCAACATGGAATTTCCTCCGTTACTCTGACTGATGCCCCTAGAACGCTTCGT GATTATCTGGCAGCCCCTACAACTACCGACCTGGCTTATGGTGTAATTCTAGAACATACAATTGCAGAGAGGGAACGCAG TCCAGCAGTAGTTGGAAGATGCGTGGCACTTTTGAAGCGACACCTTCTACG ATATAAACCAAGTGAGGAGACATTATTTCAGATTGATCGGTTTTGTGTGAGCTTAATTGCCGAGTGTGATATTAGCCTAAAACGAAGATCGTTAACATGGTCTGGATCTCCAAATCAACAATCTGTTTCATCAACATCTACAATTTATTCACCTTCTCCTCCTGTGTGCATTTTTGCTTCTGGAGCTCTTGTAAAGTCATTAAATTATGTGCGTTCCCTTGTGGGCCAACATATTCCAAAGCGATCTTTCCAGCCAGCAGCTTTTGCTGGAGCTCCCTCTGTGTCAAGGCAGTCACTTCCAACTCTATCATCTTTGTTGAGTAGATCTTTTAATTCCCAATTAAGCCCTGCAAATGGGGTGGAATCCTCGGAGAAGAAAGACACTACTACTTTACCTGTTTCAAACTtatcaaatgttgaaaatgttgAGATGGCAGAGGATCTTGATTACATTGCGGTTGATGTTTTGCAGTGGCGTTGGGTTGGGGGACCATTTCTATCAACTGAGAG TGATCGTCCTGTGGATCTCCATGATGTGAGCATATGCAAATTCCTAGAATTAGGTGCTGCAGCTCTGCTTGTAGGAGACATGGAAGCTAAAATGCAGGGTCAGCCTTGGAAATATTTTGGAACATCTGATATGCCTTATCTTGATCAATTATTGCAGCCTTCATCAGCCACAACAATTACCAATTCAACCTCAGCTCGTCCCCACCTGAGAGCAATAACAGCATCTAAGCGCAGTAAAGCAGGACCTCGACAAATCTG GGAGGATTCTCCTGTGAGTACGTTTCGCCCACGTGCTCGACCGCTCTTCCAATATCGTCACTACAG TGAACAACAACCTTTACGATTAAACCCTGCTGAGGTATGTGAGGTCATTGCTGCAGTTAGCTCAGAGACATATTCTTCTAGTGCCAATCATTTGACTATATCATCTAGATTAAGTAATAACAGTGGAAAGCCGTCAATGGATGTGGCTGTGAGTGTTCTTATTAAACTTGTCATTGACAT gtaTGTTCTGGACTCTGGGACAGCTGCTCCTCTCACTCTGTCAATGCTTGAG GAAATGCTTAATTCTTCAAAAGCTGCTTGTAGGGTCCGTGCCTTTGATTTAATTCTGAACCTCGGGGTTCATGCTCATTTGTTGGAACCAATGTTGATCAATGATACTTCTACTACAATTGAAGAAGAGTATTCACAAGAATCATTTTATGATTGTGAAGAACAACTTCCGACACAGGGGAACCAGAAAGCCGATTCTGTTGACAAGCTGGGCAGTTCATCAGCAATtgataactttgagtcatggattttaaatattttatacgagatacttcttcttcttgtccAG ACAGAGGAGAAAGAACAATCTGTTTGGGCCTCTGCTTTAAGCTGTTTGCTTTATTTTGTATGTGATAGAGGCAAAATCTTAAGAAACCGATTAGAAGGCCTTGACATAAGG GTCATTAAAGCCTTAATAGAGACTAGCAGGAAGAATTCTTGGGCAGAATTGGTTCATAGCAAGCTCATTTGCATGTTAACAAATATGTTTTATCAAGTTTCTGATGGGTCTATGATGTTTGTCTCAACAAACCCGGTGTTTCTCATAGACCAGCTTGACCTGATTGGGGGAATTGAGTTCATTTTCTATGAG TATTCTCTGGCTAACttgagagaagagaggagaaatCTATACTTGATTCTTTTTGAATATGTGTTGCATCAAATAAATGAAGCTTGCATAGCTGCTGGGCTGTCTGAATATGGTGACAATGAGATTCAACCTATTGCATCTCTCCTCACTCTTGCTAATGCACCTGAAGCTCTTTACATGTCTGTTAAGTTGGGTGTTGAAGGCATTGGGGAGCTTCTGAGAAGATCAATTTCTTCTGCATTATCTAGATATCCCAACAATGAACGACTGAATTTG CTCTTGGAGAATATAGCAGAGAAATTTAATGCAATAATCAGTTCCTTTACTCATTTGGACAAAGAGTTCTCTCATCTAATTGAAATAACCCAATCTTACAAGTTTCTGGAAAGTTTGGAGAGTGCAATACTAACAAATGGTGTCGGCATGAAATCAAAACTATCTTGGGCCACTTTGCATTCTCTTCTTCACTCAGAAAGGATTGCCTACCGTCGGAATGGCTATACCTGGTTGGGTGATTTGCTTATTGCTGAAATTACCGAGGGAAGCAATGTGAATGTATGGTTAAATGTCAAAGAATTGCAGGGTAAAATTGCCTATGCTGGTGTACATGATTCTTCAGTTTCGTCAGATGTTCCTGTGTCAATTTGGCTTATGTGTGGTCTTTTGAAGTCCAAACATAATATCATCAGATGGGGCTTCCTGTTTGTTCTAGAGAGACTTCTCATGCGCTGCAAATTTTTGTTAGACGAGAATGGAATGCAATCCTCAAGGAGCAATGATGCCAGTCACGAGCATGCAGATAGCCGACTTGATAAAGCAAATGCTGTGATAGACATTATGAGCAGTGCTCTATCCTTGGTGGCTCAAATAAACGAAACAGATCGCATCAACATTTTGAAG ATGTGTGATATATTATTCTCTCAATTGTGCCTGAAAGTTCTCCCTGCAACTGCAATCCCAAATGGTGAAGGAATGCAAAAGAGTAAAGTTAATGGTGGAgcggatgaaaataaaaaaattgatactgGTGAGCGCATATCTCGATTAGAAAAAATTGATGACTTTCGCTGGAATGAATTCATGGAAAAAGCTGATAGCAGATCCAGCTACAGCATTAATAGTTCTCTCACGTGCAATACAACATCAATGACAGCACTGCTTCTCCAAGGACAGGCTATTGTTCCTATGCAATTAGTTGCACGTGTTCCTGCTGCGTTGTTTTATTGGCCACTTATTCAGCTAGCTGGTGCAGCAACAGACAATATTGCTTTGGGTGTTGCTGTTGGAAGCAAAGGAAGAGGAAACCTTCCTGGTGCAGCGTCAGATATTAGGGCAACTCTTCTGTTGCTTCTAATCGGTAAATGCACGGCAGATCCTTCTGCTTTCCAAGAAGTCGGCGGAGAAGAATTTTTTAG GGAACTTTTAGATGATACAGATTCAAGGGTAGCGTATTACTCTTCAGCTTTTCTTTTAAAG AGAATGATGACAGAAAAACCTGATGAGTACAAGCACATGCTTCAGAATCTCATCTTTAAAGCACAGCAG AGCAACAATGAGAAGCTGTTGGAAAATCCGTACCTTCAGATGCGTGGCCTGCTTCAACTCTCAAATGATGGGCTGTAA